Part of the Sphingobacterium sp. LZ7M1 genome, AATATAAGGGTAAATGGGCAAAGGATTTCTTCCAGAATGAGAAGCCTTTGATCTTGGAGTTGGCGTGCGGTAAGGGTGAATACACCGTAAACCTTGCGAAATTGTTTCCTGAAAAGAATTTTATTGGTATTGACTATAAAGGGAACAGGATCTGGCGTGGTGCTAAGACTGCCCTAGAAGAAGGCATTGATAATGTTGGTTTTCTGAGGATTCAGATCGAGACCATCTTGGAACATTTTGAAAAGGGAGAAGTCTCTGAGATCTGGATTACCTTCCCTGACCCGCAACCTCAGGATAGCCGTGAAAAGAAGCGCTTGACAAATCCGGTATTTTTGGAAAGATATAAAGAGATCCTGGTGCCAGAGGGTATCATGCACCTTAAAACGGATAACGATGGCTTCTTCGCTTATACATTGGAGCAAATCGACCTACAGGGCTTGCCAAAACTGAAGGAAACCAAAGACCTATATCATTCAGATTTAGTGGATGAGGTGCTGTCCATCAAGACCTACTATGAGAAAAAGTATTTGGCGGAAGATAAAAACATCAATTACGTGCAATGGAAATTCGCAAAATCATAGCGAATTAAGAATGATTTCGTAAATTCATTTATTATGAAAAGAATTTACCTAATCTGCCTTTTATTAAGTTATCAGTTTGCATCAGCACAAGATAATCTGAAAACCGACTTCCAGCGTATTTATGAAGATATCAATACCAATTCGGAAGCCTATGAACGTTTAAAATACAGTACCGAAAACCTAGGACATCGCTTAACGGGTTCTGAACAGGGCAAGAAAGCCGAAGAGCATGTGTTCAACCTCCTGAAGTCCTATGGTTATGAGGTCCAATACCAACCGTTTTCCGCGCAGAGCTGGGCTCGTGAATCGTTGCACCTCAAGCTCAACAACAGCGAGGTGCCGACCGTTTCTTTGGCGCATTCTCCTGTCAAGGTCGATATCACCGCGGATTTAGTCGATCTAGGCAATGGGCTGGAGGCCGACTATCAAAAGGTTGGCGATCAAGTCAAAGGGAAAATTGCCTTGGTCTACCTGCACATTCTCCCTAATTCTGGAGAGAACCTAAAAAATCTACACCGTTCCGAAAAGACAGCCTTAGCTGAGAAATATGGTGCTAAAGGGATTGTATTTATCAACAGTGTCAAGGGCAATGTACTGCTGACTGGTACAGCTTCCATTACCGGGAAATTGATCGATATCCCAGCGATCTGTATCGGTTTGGAGGATGGTATGAAATGGAAAGAGACCTTAGCCAAAGAAAAGGTAAAGGCCGAAATCAATATGCGCAATAAGGCGGAGGAAGCAACGGCCAGGAATATTATTGTTTCCATTAAAGGTTCTGAGCTGCCCGAAGAAAAGATCGTTATTGGGGGCCACCTAGACAGTTGGGACCTAGCGACCGGAGCTATTGACAATGGTTTGGGATCCTATGCGATTATTGATATGGCAAGAACTTTCAAAAAGCTGAACCTAAAACCAAAGCGTTCCATTGATTTCGTCCTCTTTATGGGCGAGGAACAAGGTTTGTTAGGTTCAAAAGCCTATGTAGCTGAAGCCATCAAGAATGGGACCTTGGGTCAGATCAAATATATGTTGAACTTTGATATGACCAATGCGCCTACAGGATTCTCGACAAGTAGAGATGAAATGATGCCTTTATTGGACTCCTTTGGCGGAGTATATGCCGAAGTGGATACCGATTTTAAGAATAAAAATGCCTCAGGGGCAGGATTGCACAGCGATCACCAGCCATTTATGATGCAAGGGATCCCTACAGGATCTGCAACAGGAGGCAAGTTGCCTAACAATGCCGGCTTATATTACCATTCTGACAATGACGTTTTCAGCCTAGTGGATAAAAAGGGATTGGAGCAGACCGTGAAAGTAGGTGCAGCCTACCTATATGCCTTGGCCAATGCCAAAGCAATCCCAGCACAACGTTTTTCGGATGATGAAATTGTGAAATTCTTGGAATCTAAAGGGTTGAAAGAGCCTCTAATGATCTCAGGAGAATGGCGTTGGGGGAAATAATTAGATTAATGAACCCCCTGCCTGGATAAAGGTGTTTTTCTTTTCCATGAAAGCACCTTTATCTATCGCTTTTGTTGCCTTGGAAATAATGCTGGTCTTGAAACCTTCCGAAATAGCATCCATTGCCGTAAAGAATACGCAGAAGTCTGCCGCTAATCCACATACATGCACTTCGTCGATCTTTCTTGCCTTCAAGTAACCTGCCAGTCCCGTGTCTTTCCTTTTGCCGTTATCATAGAAACCGCTATAGCTATCAACTCTGGGGTCCATGCCTTTTCTAAAGATGGCCTCAATTCGGCTGCTATCTAGATCTTCAGATATCTGTGCGCCATAGCTTTCCTGCACGCAATGATCTGGCCATAGGACTTGTTCAAGGCCATCCAGATCAATGACCTCAAACGGCAATTTGCCTTCGTGTTTGCTAGCAAAGCTCAGGTGTTCTTGGGGGTGCCAATCCTGCGTTGCAACCACTAAATCGTAATCTTTTTGGATACTGTTTATAATAGGGAGGATTTCATCGCCTTTAGCTACTTCCAATGATCCGCCCGGTAAAAAATCGTATTGAACATCTACAATAATCAGTGCCTTCATAGTTCTAATGTAATAAAAATTAATCGACCGACAGCATATAACCAACTCCACGGATATTGCTGATCTTGATCCGTTCATCCTGAGCGAGGTATTTCCGGATGCGGCTGATGAACACATCCAAGCTACGACCGGTGAAATACGTGTCATTGCTCCAATAGGTACGGATAATTTCGTCTCGCGGGACAACCTTATCCTTGTTTTCGATCAGTCTCTTCAGCAGTTCAGATTCCCTATAGGAGAGCTTTTCGGTGGAATCCCCAATGCTGAGGGTGTTTTTTGCACTATCGAGGGTGTAATTTCCGAGAATCAATTTGCTAGGGGACATGCTTTGTCCCACCTTTTTGAGCGCAGCCTCGATCCGGACAATCAGTTCCTCGATTTTAAAAGGTTTCCGAATATAGTCGTTAGCTCCTAATTTAAAGCCCTTGACCACATCTTCCGTCTGCGTCATCGCAGTCAGGAAAATAATGGGTGTGAGGAGGTCGTTCTTCCTGATCTCCTTTGCCGTCGTGAATCCATCCATGATAGGCATCATCACATCCAATACAATAATATCCGGTTTGTACTTGTTATGGAATACAATAGCCTGCTGTCCATTCAGCACATGCCGAACTTCAAAACCATGTTCCTCCAAACTGTCAGAAACAATCATGGCCAGGCTTTCCTCGTCTTCTACATATAAGATGTTTGTCATTTCCCTAAATTGAATTGGCTAATCAAATTACATCCGTTTCCTTCAATCGAATTAGGACTGCTTTGGTAAATCTATAACAAAAGTACTGCCAACTGCCTCTTCGCTGCTCAAATCGATAGTCCCTTGATGTTGCTGTACGATTTGCTTTACATAGGCAAGGCCTAGTCCGAAGCCTTTCACATTGTGAATGTTGCCGGATGGCACGCGGAAGAACAGGTCGAACACCCCTTTTTGATAGGCTTTAGGAATTCCTATGCCATTATCTTGTATGGAAAGTGTGTATCTGTCACCGTTTTCAGAAAGGGCGATATTTATTTTTACCTGATCTCCAGCATACTTGATGGCATTGTCGAGCAGGTTGTTGATGACATTTTTGATATGGGCTTGATCCGCAAAGATTTGGAAGGAGTCTCCGGTAAGCGTTTTTTGGATATCTACTTCCTTTTTGGCAAACAGTTTAGCGTTCTCCATCGATTCATCGATCAAGTTGTCGAGATCAAACCAAGTCTTTTCGAGCAAGACGCCGTTAGTTTCAGCGACATCCACCTGCAACACCCTTTCTATCATGTCAGAGAGGTGCTCCAGTTCCTGACGGGAAATCGATAGGTACCTATTCATCCGTTCTTTGTCATCCTTTGCGCCATAACGCTGTAGAGACTCTATGGCAGCCATTACCGTTGAGACAGGTGTCTTTAGCTCATGGGTCATGTTGTTCACAAAGGCCTTCCGCATCTTGGCCAATTGGTTCTGTTTGCGGATGGTCACCAACAGGGTCCAGAATGTTCCGATCAACGCAATGATCAACATTAATGAGAAGAAAAGCTGCCAACCGATCTGCTTTAATAGGTAAACAGTAGGATTGATGTAATCCACTTCGAGATAAAGGTTTTCGCTTTGGTCGATTACAATGGGCCTAGATTTACTTTCCTTATAGCGTTGGTGGTAAAATTCCTTATTGCGCTCCTCTTCATTGGGCAGATTTGATATCTGCAATATAAAAGGCGAGTACATGTCCCTTTCCCTTAATGATTTTTCCAGGCGAATCTGCAAGGAGTCAATGGTAGCCTCGTTCCAATTGATGGTACGCACGACATAGGATGAAATAAAATGCCGGCTCATCTTGCTCTTGGAATTGCCTGTGGAGTCACTTCCGTTCTGTCGATCGTTCTTGCGGTTGAAATTCTGGTTCTCGAAGATGCTTTTTATGGTATCTACATTTATTTGCGGATATTTTTCCTTAAAAGCAATGGATAGCCTATCAATTCTGTCCTTACGTTGATTTTGGTTTTCCTTCTGGATTTGCTCCTCGTTTTCGCTGTAAAAGTCCTGAACCACATCAAATAGCTCATGTTCGGTCATCCCCAAAAAGAACTGTTTATGGCCGAAATAACTTCCAAATAACCAAAAACCCAGCACAACGATAATCCCAGCGATGGTGAGGACAATAGAAGCAAGCAATATTTTATACTTTTTTAACATAATTAAAACAAATTTAAATTAGTAGATTTGCTCCGCATAAATATTGGTGGGCTTTTAACAAATTATAACACTGATTAACAAAGTGCTACTTAAATTGTCGCATTTCTGCTTAATAATACGTTATTTGCTCAATAGATTTATGCTGCTTACAAAAGATTTTTCATGGAAGAAGTCAATTGAGTCCATTAATCATGTTTTTGGATGTGTATTTTAACATTTAATAACATGGGATAAACTTCTGCAATCCATACTTTTGCTAGACTAATGATTTTATGATTAAACAATTACGAATTATTCTTTTTGCTACTCTTGGTTTAAGTGCACTCTTTACAGTAAGTTGTGATAAGGATATGTCAATCTCGTTGGATAACGACAATCTTGATAACCTAAACGTAACCTCAGATGATACGCTGAGTGCTACCGTTTCCACCTTGCAGATGCCAAATATCCCTACCTCAGGTAGCGGAGTGGTCTTGGTAGGTAAAGTTTCACAACCAACCACTGGTAGTTTGAAGTCTACTTCATATTTCCGACTAAACCCTACAGGTATAACCAGTGATATCCCAACAAATGCCAAATTTGACTCCTTAAACTTAGTGTTGGTACCAAGTTATTGGAGGATTGCATATGGTGATACCACGAAACTTCAGACCATTTCTGCACACCGATTGACCCAATCTTTAGAAACAAAAACTATAGATAATTCATTCAATGGGCAGCCAAATCCATTTTATATCACTGGACCGGCTATTTTTGGCCATCAAAAGGTCAGCTATTCAGCAAATGAATTGGGTTCTGTAAAGTTCTTGCCTAAGAAGTCGAAGAAGGATACGGTTTCCATTCGCTTGAATGATGCGTTGGGTACGGAGTTCTTCAACAAGATCAAAGCTTCTGATATCGCATTCAATTCAGCTTCCAATTTCCAAGAATACTTTAAAGGCTTGAGTTTGGTTTCTGCGGAAACGAATACAGCGATTATCGGCTTCTCTGACACCCTACAGGTTAAGGTTAACTATTCCTACCTAGGGTCGGATGGTTTCAAGAAGACCGGATCTAAAGTGTTAAACATGACCGAAAAGGCTTTCCAGTACAATCAATTTGACAAGGATGTACAGGGGACAGTATTTGAAGGATTGAGTTCAACCAAAGCCCTTGAGAGCAAGAATACGGCTGGAATCACCTATTTACAAGGTGGAACAGGTGTTGTTACTGAAATCAAGTTTCCTGCATTAAAGGAATTCTTGGCCCAACAGGGACTGGCTGTCAATAAAGCAGAACTGATTATTGAATTGGAAACCTTGCATACCGGTTATATGCCAGCTATTCCAAACCCAATATTAATGATTGCTGATAATAGGATTCCGCTTTCTTATGTGCATCAGCCATTTGGAAGGGACCCTCAATTTGCGCAATACATTAAATCAGATAATTTAGGAAAAAAAGGTAGGTATACTTTTAATATGATTGAGTATATTAAAAATACCACGGATGCAGAATGGGGTAATAAATCTTTATTCTTATCCATGTTCCCGACCGCAGGTCTAGGTTTTACACCTTATACCAGCGTTTTGGCGACACAAAACAATGAACCGAAAGTTAAATTAAATATCGTATATACAAAATTTAAATAGTCTATGAATAAGAGAAATTGGCTTGTACTACTTTTGATAGGAGCCTTCGCAATTACTACATTTAACTCATGTAAAAAAGAGGAATCAACAGATACAGATACTGGTCCAACTGAATGGGAAACATCTATCGTTCTAACAGGTAAACCAAGAAATGGTGCTGCAACATTTACAATCAATGACGTAGCTTATTTAGTGGGTGGACAAATGAAAAATAATGAGTTATTAAGTGACTCTTATTCATTCGACGGTACTTCTTGGACTAAAAAAGCAGAATTCACTGGCCCTAAAAGACATAGTGGAGTTGGCTTTGCAGTTGCTGGAAAAGGATATGTAGGATTAGGTTTTGGAAATGACGGTGTTACTTCCGGACCTCTAAAAGATTTTTATCAGTATGACCCTGCAACTAATGCATGGAAAAAAATTGCTGATTTCCCAGGTGATGCTCGTCATTCTGCAGTTGCATTTACTTTAGGTAATGCAGCATACGTAGGATTAGGTGGTAATAATGCTACCGATGAGACTTTCTCAGATTTCTATAAATATGATCCAGCTACAGATAAATGGACTGAAATTGCTACTTCATTCAGCAACAAGAAAATGGGTGCTTATGCATTCGTGATCAATAATGTAGCTTATGTAGGTGGAGGTATTTCCAATGGTGTTCCAACAAATGATTTCTATTCATTTGATGGTACTAAATGGGAAAAGAAAAAATCCCTTACTGAAGATAACAAAGATGCAAGACGCGTTAATGCAAGTGCATTTACTATTGGCAGCAATGGTTATGTAGTTTCAGGACGCTCTCAAACTGGTGTTGTAAGTACAGTATGGAAATATAATCCAGCTGAAAACGCGTGGTCTGATGGTAGCGAATCTATCCCTTCAGCTCGTGAAAAATCAGTTGCTTTCGCAATCAAAGGAAAAGGTTACATCAGTACTGGTAATTCTGGAACTGGCTCTTTCTTCGATGACACTTACGTGTTCACTCCAGTTAGATAATATTTTTATATAACGATAGAAAAGGGATGGCCTATAGGTCATCCCTTTTTTATTGAACTTAGCTTTTCATTCCCCGTTGTTAACCAAGAAATGACCTATTTTCAGGAGGTCTTTTTTTGAGGGGTACATACTGGATAAAGTTTGGTCTCATTCGAGACACATTCCGAATTTTCCGAATATGTCTCGAATGAGACCAAAACAATCCCCGAAGCCACAGCTCCATTTTTTTTGGATAATATGGGTTTCAAAGCCTCCAGTAATGTCCGATTGAGTTGGCTATGGATAAAAGAAAAGTGGCAACCTTTATCGGGTTACCACTTCTCTTAAATCTTGAATGATCTAGTATTTTTTAGATAAGTCCTTTAGCAGATAAAAGTTCTGCAACTTGAACCGCATTGGTTGCCGCACCTTTACGAAGGTTGTCGGCAACTACCCATAGGTTCAATGTTTTCTCTTGGGTCTCATCTCTACGGATTCGACCAACGAATACTTCGTCCTTGCCGTGTGCATCTTTAGGCATTGGGTATTCTAGGTTGGCAGGATTATCTACCACCACTACACCTTCTTGCGCTTCAAGGGCTGCACGTACATCCGCCAAGTCGAATTCGTTTTCAAACTCGATGTTTACCGATTCAGAGTGACCACCGATTACAGGGATACGTACGGTTGTAGCCGTAACCTTGATGGAATCGTCGCCCATGATCTTGTTGGTTTCTTGGATCATCTTCATTTCCTCTTTCGTGTATCCATTGTCCTGGAATACATCGATATGAGGAATTACGTTCAGGTCGATCTGGTAAGGATAAGCTTTTTCGCCTTCCACGCCATTACGCTCGTTCATCAATTGATCAACAGCTTTTACGCCCGTACCGGTTACGGATTGGTAAGTAGATACGACAACACGTTTGATTTTATATTTTTCATGCAAAGGCTTCATAACGACAACCATTTGAATGGTTGAACAGTTTGGGTTTGCAATGATTTTGTCTTCAGCAGTCAATACATCGCCATTTACTTCAGGCACGATCAATTTCTTGCTCGGGTCCATACGCCAAGCGGATGAATTGTCGATAACGGTAATTCCAGCTTCCGCGAATAGGGGAGCATATTCCGTAGAAGTGCTGCCGCCAGCAGAGAAAAGGGCTACATCAGGTTTAAGAGCAATAGCTTCAGATGCAGTCACGACCTTATACTTCTTTCCCTTGAATTCGATTTCCTTACCCTTACTTCTTTCAGAAGCAACAGGAATCAATTCTGTAACCGGGAAATTACGTTCCGCTAACACTGTCAACATTTCTGACCCGACTAGACCAGTCGCGCCTACTACTGCAACTTTCATAAATAATATTTGCTTTAAATTTTAATTATTATTGATTTTCTTAAGGTAACAAACATACTAAATAAACCTGAACATTTTTGGAATATTTTCGCTTTTAATAATTGATTATCACTATGATGGAATAAAGTTCAACAAGATTTGTCTTTTGATGTAAAACGTTCAGGTAAATTGGGTTTTCGTTGACAATGTTTCATTGAAAAATTGGTTTTACAGAGCGTAAACGGCCGAATGCTTTTTGAATGTAAAAAATTAAATCATACGTTTGCGCAAAATGCTGGGAAACATCATATTCAGGCATTTAATTGGTAATTTCGCCATATTATTTTAGAAGTTCTTGAAATAACTAAATTTATAAAACTATCATTTCTATAATGAAAGAAGTCATATTGATGATCGGAGCCAATGGTCAGATTGGTTCAGAGTTAGCTGCAGCATTGCGAATCAAGTTCGGAAACGAAAATGTTATCACCTCAGATATACGCGAACCCAAAGAGATTGCCGACGGTGAGATCTTTGAAACATTGAATGTATTGGACAAAGAAGCGATCAAAGCTTTGATCCTAAAATATAAACCTACCCAGATCTATTTATTGGCAGCGATGCTATCGGCTACTGGTGAGCAATACCCACAAAAAGCTTGGGACCTGAACATGAACGGTCTCTTGAATGTATTGGACCTAGCGGTGGAGTTGGGGATCAAGAAGATCTTCTGGCCTAGCTCGATTGCCGTATTTGGCCCACATTCACCAAAAGAGAACACGCCTCAATATTGTGTGATGGATCCGAATAGCATTTATGGAATCAGTAAATTGGCTGGAGAGCGTTTATGTGAATATTATCATAACAAATATGGTTTGGATATCCGCAGTGTTCGTTATCCGGGCATTATCTCTTGGCGAACCGAACCAGGAGGAGGTACCACGGACTATGCAGTCCATATCTTTTTTGAGGCAATCCGCCAAGGGAAATACACTTCCTTCCTGAATGCAGGAACTGAGTTGCCGATGTTGTACATGGATGATGCGGTTCGAGGGACCATTGAGTTAATGGACGCACCATCAGCGGGTTTGACGATCCGTTCCAGCTACAATCTTGCGGGGGTTAGTTTTACTCCGACAGAAATTGCTGAAGAAATTAAAAAAATTCTCCCTAATTTTGAAATCTCCTATTCAGACAATGATCCGCGTCAAGCAATTGCTGATTCATGGCCAAAGAGCATCAATGATGATCAAGCAAGAGCAGATTGGGGCTGGAAGCCGACATTTGATCTGGCAGGGATGGCACAAGACATGCTGGAGAATCTTAAAACAAAACTAAAATAAAATGGGTAGAGCTTTCGAATTTAGAAAAGAAAGAAAATTTAAACGCTGGGCCAAAATGGCCGTTCAATTTACGCGTCTTGGAAAAGAAATTGCAATCGCAGTAAAAGAAGGCGGTCCTCACCCGGAGAACAATTCCCGCTTACGTACCGCAATCCAAAATGCTAAGGCAGTGAACATGCCGAAGGATCGTGTGGAAGCGGCTATTAAAAGAGCCTCTGAGAAGGATTCAAAAGGTTACGAAGAATTTGTATACGAAGGATACGGTCCTCATGGAGTTCCTGTATTGATCGAAACCGCTACTGATAATACCAACAGAACAGTAGCAAATGTTAGAAGTTATTTTACCAAAGCTGGTGGATCCCTAGGTAAAACCGGATCCCTGGATTTTATCTTTCAAAGGAAATCTGTATTCCGCTTTCCGGCTACCGATGAGCTCGATGTGGAAGAACTTGAGTTGGAATTAATCGACGGAGGTCTGGAAGAATTATATGTGGAGGCTGATGAGGAAGGAAACGATATTATCGTGGTACAAACTTCCTTTGAGGACTTTGGAAACATGCAACGCCTTTTAGAAGAAAAAGGGATTGAAGTTTCTTCCGCAAAAACAGAACGTATAGCTTTATCGCATACGACCCTGTCTGAAGAGCAAGCTGCTGACGTCCTAAAATTGATCGATAAGATCGAAGAAGATGATGACGTACAAGCGGTATATCACAACATGGACTAATCCAGATCAGGATATTAAAACATAAAAGAGGGCTCGCCCTCTTTTTCTGTTTTAATACGGGGGGATTTGAAGAAAGTTCAGTTCCTGTGCGTTTTTTGGTCTAAATGTATACATTTGTATATGCTTTCGTTCACCGAGTTTTTCACGAAAAAGAAAATTGACATCAATGCTTTGCAAAAAGCGAAGCCTGAACTTTATCAAGAATTTGATAGAGATTATGCTTTGATGGGTGAAAAGAGTTTTGATCACAGCAAGAAGTTCTGGTTCAATAGGCTAAGGAAAGATTACCTCTTGAAGGAGATCGAAATCTCGGAACCGAAGAAAGCCGAAATCAAAGCAGAAGCATCTTCTACAGCTGCACCTAGCAGCACTGCGCCAGCCGCTGCCAAACCAGCAGGATTCCGTCCTAAATTTAAAGCTGCTGTCAAACCTGTTGAAGAGAAGTCAACGGAAGAAACAGAGACCAATCCAGCTGCCAAAGCGCCGACAGGCTTTAAGCCTCGTTTTAAGGCCGCTGCTCCTCCCGAAAAACAGGATGACCTAAGCGGCAGCATTGAAGTGGATAAGGCAACTGAAGCGATTAAAGAGGCTGAGGAGACCGTAGCCAAGCCAAAAGGCTTTACGCCAAGGTTTAAAGCAACTAACCTACCTAAAAAGGTCGAAGAAGAAAAGCCGGAAGAAGCCCAAGCGGAGACATCGGCAGAAAATGCTGTAGAAAACAAGGAGGCTGTTGCTCCTGCGAAACCAAAAGGCTTTACGCCAAGGTTTAAAGCATCGAACCTACCTAAAAAAGTAGAGGAAGGAAAGCCGGAAGAAGCCCAAGGGGAAACATCGGCAGAAAATGCTGAGGAGAACAAGGAGGCTGTAGTTCCTGCGAAACCAAAATGCTTTACGCCAAGATATAAAGCAACGAACCTACCTAAAAAAGTAGAAGAAGAAAAGCCGGAAGAAGCCCAAGCGGAAACATCGGTAGAAAATGCTGAGGAAAACAAGAATGCTGCTTCTCCTGCTAAACCAAAAGGCTTTACGCCAAGGTTTAAGGCGGCGAACCTGCCTAAAAAGCTGGAGGAGAAAGAGGGCTCCTCTTCGGATTCCGAACCTAAAAATAAGCTACAGGAAGATCAACCTGCAACAGATGTTACAGAAGATAAACTTGCAGAAGAAAATACATCTAAGCCTACTGGCTTTAAACCAAGGTTTAAGGCTGGTGTTACCAAAACGACAACTAACCAGGAGGACAAGGATCCCCATCCTGAGCAATCAAGTGCTCCAACTGAAGAACCATCTACCCAAACAACAAAACCAGTAGGTTTCAAGCCGCGTTTTGTGGCTAGGAAATCATCAGATCAAAAAGATAAGGAGGATTAGAAAGAATATGGATAATCCCATTTATTTTATATTTTTAATTTCAAAAGCGCGTATAAATTATGTTAAAAGAAGAAAGGCAAGCCTATATAATACACCAAATCAACATACATAATAAAGTTTTATCCTCAGATCTGAGCGTTCAGCTGAATGTTTCGGAAGATACCATTCGTCGTGATTTGAACGAGTTGGCGGAGAGTGGTAAAGTTTTGAAGGTATATGGAGGTGCATTATCTAAGTCTTTTCAATATCCCTTCCAAGAGGGGAATGTTTATGCCAAAGAAGCTAAAAAAGAGATTGCTTCCAAGGCTATATCGTTGATTCAAAGTGGAATGACCATCTTGGTCGGAGGGGGAACCAGTATGATTGAATTGGCACGTTTGGTTCCAAAAGATGTTCAGTGTACCTTTTTCACGATCAGTCCTTTAGTCGCATTGGAGTTGGCGGAGAAGGAGAA contains:
- a CDS encoding response regulator transcription factor; the encoded protein is MTNILYVEDEESLAMIVSDSLEEHGFEVRHVLNGQQAIVFHNKYKPDIIVLDVMMPIMDGFTTAKEIRKNDLLTPIIFLTAMTQTEDVVKGFKLGANDYIRKPFKIEELIVRIEAALKKVGQSMSPSKLILGNYTLDSAKNTLSIGDSTEKLSYRESELLKRLIENKDKVVPRDEIIRTYWSNDTYFTGRSLDVFISRIRKYLAQDERIKISNIRGVGYMLSVD
- a CDS encoding M28 family peptidase, producing the protein MKRIYLICLLLSYQFASAQDNLKTDFQRIYEDINTNSEAYERLKYSTENLGHRLTGSEQGKKAEEHVFNLLKSYGYEVQYQPFSAQSWARESLHLKLNNSEVPTVSLAHSPVKVDITADLVDLGNGLEADYQKVGDQVKGKIALVYLHILPNSGENLKNLHRSEKTALAEKYGAKGIVFINSVKGNVLLTGTASITGKLIDIPAICIGLEDGMKWKETLAKEKVKAEINMRNKAEEATARNIIVSIKGSELPEEKIVIGGHLDSWDLATGAIDNGLGSYAIIDMARTFKKLNLKPKRSIDFVLFMGEEQGLLGSKAYVAEAIKNGTLGQIKYMLNFDMTNAPTGFSTSRDEMMPLLDSFGGVYAEVDTDFKNKNASGAGLHSDHQPFMMQGIPTGSATGGKLPNNAGLYYHSDNDVFSLVDKKGLEQTVKVGAAYLYALANAKAIPAQRFSDDEIVKFLESKGLKEPLMISGEWRWGK
- the trmB gene encoding tRNA (guanosine(46)-N7)-methyltransferase TrmB codes for the protein MGKDKLRKFAEVSTFKNVVQLDAGKEYKGKWAKDFFQNEKPLILELACGKGEYTVNLAKLFPEKNFIGIDYKGNRIWRGAKTALEEGIDNVGFLRIQIETILEHFEKGEVSEIWITFPDPQPQDSREKKRLTNPVFLERYKEILVPEGIMHLKTDNDGFFAYTLEQIDLQGLPKLKETKDLYHSDLVDEVLSIKTYYEKKYLAEDKNINYVQWKFAKS
- a CDS encoding DUF4270 family protein, which produces MIKQLRIILFATLGLSALFTVSCDKDMSISLDNDNLDNLNVTSDDTLSATVSTLQMPNIPTSGSGVVLVGKVSQPTTGSLKSTSYFRLNPTGITSDIPTNAKFDSLNLVLVPSYWRIAYGDTTKLQTISAHRLTQSLETKTIDNSFNGQPNPFYITGPAIFGHQKVSYSANELGSVKFLPKKSKKDTVSIRLNDALGTEFFNKIKASDIAFNSASNFQEYFKGLSLVSAETNTAIIGFSDTLQVKVNYSYLGSDGFKKTGSKVLNMTEKAFQYNQFDKDVQGTVFEGLSSTKALESKNTAGITYLQGGTGVVTEIKFPALKEFLAQQGLAVNKAELIIELETLHTGYMPAIPNPILMIADNRIPLSYVHQPFGRDPQFAQYIKSDNLGKKGRYTFNMIEYIKNTTDAEWGNKSLFLSMFPTAGLGFTPYTSVLATQNNEPKVKLNIVYTKFK
- a CDS encoding sensor histidine kinase KdpD, encoding MLKKYKILLASIVLTIAGIIVVLGFWLFGSYFGHKQFFLGMTEHELFDVVQDFYSENEEQIQKENQNQRKDRIDRLSIAFKEKYPQINVDTIKSIFENQNFNRKNDRQNGSDSTGNSKSKMSRHFISSYVVRTINWNEATIDSLQIRLEKSLRERDMYSPFILQISNLPNEEERNKEFYHQRYKESKSRPIVIDQSENLYLEVDYINPTVYLLKQIGWQLFFSLMLIIALIGTFWTLLVTIRKQNQLAKMRKAFVNNMTHELKTPVSTVMAAIESLQRYGAKDDKERMNRYLSISRQELEHLSDMIERVLQVDVAETNGVLLEKTWFDLDNLIDESMENAKLFAKKEVDIQKTLTGDSFQIFADQAHIKNVINNLLDNAIKYAGDQVKINIALSENGDRYTLSIQDNGIGIPKAYQKGVFDLFFRVPSGNIHNVKGFGLGLAYVKQIVQQHQGTIDLSSEEAVGSTFVIDLPKQS
- a CDS encoding aspartate-semialdehyde dehydrogenase, yielding MKVAVVGATGLVGSEMLTVLAERNFPVTELIPVASERSKGKEIEFKGKKYKVVTASEAIALKPDVALFSAGGSTSTEYAPLFAEAGITVIDNSSAWRMDPSKKLIVPEVNGDVLTAEDKIIANPNCSTIQMVVVMKPLHEKYKIKRVVVSTYQSVTGTGVKAVDQLMNERNGVEGEKAYPYQIDLNVIPHIDVFQDNGYTKEEMKMIQETNKIMGDDSIKVTATTVRIPVIGGHSESVNIEFENEFDLADVRAALEAQEGVVVVDNPANLEYPMPKDAHGKDEVFVGRIRRDETQEKTLNLWVVADNLRKGAATNAVQVAELLSAKGLI
- a CDS encoding kelch repeat-containing protein, whose translation is MIGAFAITTFNSCKKEESTDTDTGPTEWETSIVLTGKPRNGAATFTINDVAYLVGGQMKNNELLSDSYSFDGTSWTKKAEFTGPKRHSGVGFAVAGKGYVGLGFGNDGVTSGPLKDFYQYDPATNAWKKIADFPGDARHSAVAFTLGNAAYVGLGGNNATDETFSDFYKYDPATDKWTEIATSFSNKKMGAYAFVINNVAYVGGGISNGVPTNDFYSFDGTKWEKKKSLTEDNKDARRVNASAFTIGSNGYVVSGRSQTGVVSTVWKYNPAENAWSDGSESIPSAREKSVAFAIKGKGYISTGNSGTGSFFDDTYVFTPVR
- the pncA gene encoding bifunctional nicotinamidase/pyrazinamidase; protein product: MKALIIVDVQYDFLPGGSLEVAKGDEILPIINSIQKDYDLVVATQDWHPQEHLSFASKHEGKLPFEVIDLDGLEQVLWPDHCVQESYGAQISEDLDSSRIEAIFRKGMDPRVDSYSGFYDNGKRKDTGLAGYLKARKIDEVHVCGLAADFCVFFTAMDAISEGFKTSIISKATKAIDKGAFMEKKNTFIQAGGSLI